A genomic window from Leptolyngbya sp. BL0902 includes:
- a CDS encoding SIMPL domain-containing protein: MKPLARLAPKQLTAALLTSAALASGFVFTPFFTPTAMAQETVLRTLTVTGQGQVSVQTTKAQVSLGVDVEGTDAATVQREVARRSTAVVELLRSRNVEKLETTGVQLNPRYNYENGRTEMIGYTGSNTVSFQVPTEAMGSILDDAVNVGANQIRGISFVADDAVLETARQNALREAVNDAQTQANTVLRALNLGPQEIVNIQINGANAPIPVPMLRRAEMASASADYSTPIIGGEQTVQASVTLQIRY; the protein is encoded by the coding sequence GTGAAGCCCTTAGCTCGCTTAGCCCCCAAACAATTGACCGCCGCCCTGCTCACCTCAGCGGCCCTTGCCTCCGGTTTTGTGTTTACCCCCTTCTTCACCCCCACCGCCATGGCCCAAGAAACTGTCCTGCGTACCCTTACCGTCACCGGGCAGGGGCAAGTGTCTGTGCAAACCACCAAGGCCCAAGTTTCCCTGGGGGTGGATGTGGAGGGCACCGATGCCGCCACGGTGCAGCGGGAGGTGGCGCGACGATCCACAGCGGTGGTGGAACTGCTGCGGTCGCGCAATGTGGAAAAGCTGGAAACGACGGGGGTGCAGCTCAATCCCCGCTATAACTACGAAAACGGACGAACCGAGATGATTGGCTATACGGGCAGCAACACCGTGAGCTTTCAGGTGCCCACCGAGGCCATGGGTTCCATCCTCGATGACGCCGTCAATGTAGGGGCCAACCAAATCCGAGGAATTAGCTTTGTGGCCGATGACGCCGTCCTAGAGACAGCTCGTCAGAATGCCCTGCGGGAGGCCGTCAACGATGCCCAAACCCAGGCCAACACCGTGCTCCGCGCCCTCAACCTGGGGCCACAGGAAATTGTCAATATCCAAATTAATGGGGCCAATGCCCCGATCCCCGTACCCATGCTGCGGCGGGCAGAAATGGCCAGCGCCTCGGCGGACTACTCCACCCCCATCATCGGCGGCGAACAAACGGTACAGGCCAGCGTCACCCTACAAATTCGCTACTAG
- a CDS encoding TrkA C-terminal domain-containing protein: protein MYQRPNQAGQVMPSEDTVLYPDDRLVVLASISGLRRIEQHQLATKTWGIEVQAALTADARFDGASEIARITGLNLGLARQFMAQIPGQLPQPLYHHQALRLVRHLHRVQVKAQMIATPASPSSEFVG from the coding sequence GTGTACCAGCGCCCGAACCAGGCGGGACAGGTGATGCCCTCGGAGGACACCGTGCTCTATCCCGATGACCGCCTAGTGGTGCTGGCCTCCATCAGCGGGTTGCGCCGTATTGAACAACACCAACTGGCGACCAAAACCTGGGGTATTGAAGTGCAAGCCGCGCTGACGGCTGATGCCCGCTTCGACGGAGCCTCCGAAATTGCCCGCATTACTGGGCTCAACTTGGGCCTAGCCCGTCAGTTCATGGCCCAAATTCCAGGACAACTGCCCCAGCCCCTCTACCACCACCAAGCCCTGCGGTTGGTGCGACACCTGCACCGTGTCCAAGTCAAGGCGCAGATGATTGCCACCCCAGCCTCCCCTAGTAGCGAATTTGTAGGGTGA